From a single Syntrophobacterales bacterium genomic region:
- a CDS encoding sigma-54 dependent transcriptional regulator has product MNKTIMIVDDEESICQALGGILTDEGYEVLKAGSGEEALRLIEDEQPNLVLLDIWLPEMDGIAVLKSIKSSYPQIQVVMMSGHGTIETAVKATKLGAFDFIEKPLSLEKVILVVNHALDFVRLEEENILLRQKVSHEYELTGNSSVILELKEMIDIVAPTNAWILIMGENGTGKELVARSLHHQSRRAQKPFIEVNCAAIPEDLIESELFGHERGSFTGATAKRRGKFEMANEGTIFLDEVADMSLKAQAKVLRILQEKRFERVGGSRLIHTDVRVLAATNKELEKEMDAGRFRQDLFYRLNVIPLHVPPLRERKEDIPLLADRFLNDFAVREGETVKTVTEEVLATLMNHDWPGNVRELKNVVERLIITTPAEVISKTDIFSELGKAELNVHKKEDSPNKEEISTDSFRLAKQDFERQYIIRRLRDFSGNISRTAEAIGMERSHLHKKIRGYGLDPKTDSGETEEG; this is encoded by the coding sequence ATGAATAAAACAATAATGATCGTCGATGATGAAGAGAGTATTTGCCAGGCGCTGGGCGGGATACTGACAGATGAAGGCTATGAGGTCCTGAAGGCCGGAAGCGGCGAAGAGGCATTGCGTCTCATCGAGGATGAACAGCCCAATCTTGTGCTATTGGACATATGGCTCCCGGAAATGGATGGGATCGCTGTTCTGAAATCCATCAAGTCCTCTTACCCCCAGATACAGGTAGTGATGATGTCCGGCCACGGAACCATTGAGACGGCTGTCAAGGCGACCAAGCTGGGGGCGTTCGACTTCATTGAAAAACCCCTGTCGCTGGAGAAGGTGATCCTGGTGGTCAACCACGCCCTGGATTTTGTCCGGCTGGAAGAGGAAAACATTCTGCTCCGGCAAAAGGTCAGCCATGAATACGAATTGACCGGCAATAGCAGTGTTATTCTCGAACTGAAGGAGATGATCGATATCGTTGCCCCCACCAATGCCTGGATACTGATCATGGGCGAAAACGGGACGGGAAAAGAGCTCGTCGCCCGCTCTCTCCACCACCAGAGTCGCCGGGCCCAAAAGCCCTTTATTGAGGTCAATTGCGCGGCCATTCCGGAGGATTTGATAGAAAGCGAACTGTTCGGTCACGAACGGGGCTCTTTTACCGGGGCGACGGCGAAAAGAAGGGGAAAGTTCGAAATGGCGAACGAGGGGACTATTTTCCTCGATGAAGTCGCCGATATGAGTCTGAAGGCACAGGCCAAGGTCTTGCGCATTTTGCAGGAGAAGAGATTCGAGCGGGTTGGCGGCAGCCGTCTCATTCATACAGACGTGCGGGTGCTTGCTGCAACCAATAAAGAACTCGAAAAAGAGATGGATGCAGGCCGGTTCCGCCAGGATCTTTTTTACCGCCTGAATGTCATTCCGCTGCACGTTCCGCCGCTGCGGGAGCGCAAGGAGGATATCCCCCTTCTGGCAGACAGGTTCCTCAACGATTTCGCGGTAAGGGAAGGAGAAACGGTAAAAACCGTTACCGAAGAGGTGCTTGCGACGTTGATGAACCACGACTGGCCGGGAAACGTGCGAGAGCTTAAAAATGTTGTGGAAAGATTGATAATAACGACGCCGGCGGAGGTAATTTCCAAGACGGACATCTTTTCGGAGCTGGGCAAAGCAGAGCTTAATGTTCATAAAAAAGAGGATTCGCCAAACAAGGAAGAAATTTCAACCGATTCTTTCCGATTGGCGAAACAGGATTTCGAGCGTCAGTACATTATCCGCCGGCTTCGCGACTTCAGCGGCAACATTTCCCGGACAGCCGAAGCGATCGGCATGGAGAGAAGTCACCTCCATAAAAAAATTCGCGGTTATGGCCTCGATCCTAAAACTGATTCCGGGGAAACTGAGGAAGGTTAG
- a CDS encoding DUF4390 domain-containing protein, with product MVTNGQTNLLLYARVADCFNPEIEDAILAGVPTTFAFQIHLYKERSWFPNKKIINIEIRHTIKYDNVKKTFNVSVDNQKTWVNSPDFENAKRMMAEVNAVPLAGLGALTKNEHYLVKLKAKLDKVRLPLHLEYLFFFISSWDFETDWRQERFLF from the coding sequence TTGGTGACGAACGGCCAGACGAATCTATTGCTCTATGCCCGTGTAGCAGATTGCTTTAACCCGGAAATAGAAGATGCAATTTTGGCTGGCGTTCCTACCACCTTCGCGTTTCAAATTCATCTGTATAAAGAACGTTCCTGGTTTCCGAACAAGAAAATAATAAACATAGAAATTCGCCATACTATAAAGTACGACAATGTAAAAAAAACATTTAATGTATCGGTGGATAATCAGAAAACGTGGGTAAATTCCCCAGATTTTGAAAACGCCAAAAGAATGATGGCTGAGGTCAATGCGGTTCCCTTGGCAGGGCTTGGCGCTTTAACAAAAAATGAACATTACCTGGTAAAACTGAAGGCAAAATTGGATAAGGTGCGCCTGCCGCTCCATCTGGAATATCTGTTTTTTTTCATCTCAAGCTGGGACTTTGAAACAGACTGGCGCCAGGAAAGGTTCTTGTTCTGA
- a CDS encoding flippase-like domain-containing protein, which yields MRIKVITGLLISALLVWLSFRGIDIGEVYSSLHKINSVLVISSLAVMILMQALRAIRWGFILKPLDPLINKFTIFSITSVGFMAIVAIPARLGELARPYLITKKSRVPMSSALGTILVERVLDILTVLVIAAVIFFLTPLPLWLFRAGVSLFIVTAVIFGLMMTALCWKEKTALLLLPVIARIPPGITTKITEITGSFVEGLGVVKHRSLFGAVVILSLIIWLADALAIYLLFLAFSLNLPLTAAFVLMIILIVGIAIPVAPGFVGNWHYFCILGLGLFNVAKTEALTFAVIYHALSIGIIIVLGVVFLPLYSFSLDDLKSRDKL from the coding sequence ATGAGAATAAAGGTTATTACAGGCCTGTTGATCAGCGCACTTTTGGTCTGGCTCTCCTTCCGGGGCATCGACATCGGCGAGGTTTACAGTTCCCTTCATAAAATAAACAGCGTCCTGGTAATATCATCGCTTGCGGTCATGATTTTGATGCAGGCACTCCGGGCAATTCGTTGGGGATTTATACTGAAGCCCCTTGATCCGCTCATCAATAAATTTACAATCTTTTCGATAACAAGCGTCGGGTTTATGGCTATTGTCGCCATCCCGGCGCGTCTCGGCGAGTTGGCCCGCCCTTATCTAATCACAAAAAAAAGTCGTGTCCCGATGAGTTCCGCCCTCGGCACCATTTTGGTGGAAAGGGTACTGGACATCCTGACAGTTCTTGTCATTGCCGCCGTGATTTTCTTTTTAACACCCCTTCCTCTCTGGCTTTTCCGTGCCGGGGTATCATTATTTATCGTTACTGCAGTTATATTCGGCTTAATGATGACGGCCCTTTGCTGGAAGGAAAAGACGGCGCTCCTGCTGCTCCCGGTCATCGCCCGAATACCACCCGGAATAACAACAAAAATAACTGAAATAACGGGTTCTTTTGTCGAAGGATTAGGCGTTGTAAAACATCGCTCGCTTTTTGGCGCGGTGGTGATCCTGTCGCTGATAATCTGGCTGGCCGACGCCCTGGCAATTTATCTTCTCTTTCTGGCCTTCTCCCTAAATCTGCCGCTTACCGCTGCATTTGTCCTAATGATCATTCTGATTGTTGGAATCGCAATCCCGGTTGCCCCCGGGTTCGTTGGCAACTGGCATTACTTCTGCATTTTGGGTTTGGGGTTGTTCAACGTGGCCAAAACGGAAGCGCTCACCTTCGCAGTAATATATCACGCCCTATCTATCGGGATAATAATAGTTCTCGGGGTTGTTTTTCTTCCCCTTTACAGCTTCTCGCTTGACGACCTGAAAAGTCGGGATAAGCTCTAA
- a CDS encoding HAMP domain-containing protein: MEKITRTAQLDPREARRRKREWIIIFITIALIAGATYMESLLFRGETPVLPVSGNVLIFGLININIILIILLLFLIIRNIVKLIFERRHGIAGSRLRTRLVAAFVGLSLIPTVLLFLVSINFLSSSIDSWFSIRIGEALNRTLEVAQIYYQQSAEQAKFYARQLSADITSNSLYEVEKFSYLEALVERRHKTYKLNMVEVQINNNKNNVILRDSKYSLIVPKHLSPQEIESVFTGQELTVTEQLKSGDLIRGVVPVFSQSLPKEVVGFVAVSYLLPAGITERINVISKASEEYRQLSLLKTPIKFGYIITLFIVMLLIIFSATWFGIYLARGITVPLQNLAEGTRRVAQGDLEQQIDTVADDELGVLVDSFNQMTKDLRKSKGSLEQANIDLERRRNYMETVLRNVSAGVISIDSSGYIATINRAAEKMLGINSRSIVRKRYDEVLIPDHRILAESVLQEMREGGSGFIEKQIDVLQGERALTILITVTEIRDDEGREMGLALVFEDITQLQRAERTAAWREVARRMAHEIKNPLTPVQLSAQRLQRKYGNRFQEDGEVFWECTRTIIDQVEVLKNLVNEFSRYARLPVTNLSLKDLNETIQNSVIMFKDAHREVDFSFNPGDDIPPLMMDSEQIKRVMVNLLDNAVAALPAHDGRIEVRSLYDGEKKAARVTVADNGCGIPPDYRVKMFEPYFSTKKTGTGLGMAIVSSIIDDHHGRVFVEDNPGGGTIVTFELPVEDKK, encoded by the coding sequence ATGGAGAAAATTACCAGGACGGCACAACTTGATCCGCGGGAGGCAAGAAGGCGGAAACGTGAATGGATTATCATTTTTATCACGATCGCGCTCATTGCCGGGGCTACCTATATGGAAAGCCTGTTGTTTCGCGGTGAAACCCCGGTTCTGCCCGTTTCCGGGAATGTCCTGATTTTTGGCCTGATAAACATCAACATCATCTTGATCATCCTTCTTCTCTTTCTGATTATCAGGAATATCGTCAAACTGATCTTTGAAAGACGACACGGGATTGCCGGTTCCCGCTTGCGTACCCGTCTGGTCGCAGCCTTTGTCGGTTTGTCCCTTATTCCTACGGTATTACTGTTTCTGGTCTCGATCAATTTTCTTTCTTCCAGCATTGATAGCTGGTTCAGCATCCGCATCGGCGAGGCCTTGAACCGAACGCTGGAGGTCGCGCAGATTTATTATCAGCAATCGGCCGAGCAAGCGAAATTTTATGCCCGTCAGCTAAGCGCCGATATTACGAGCAACAGCCTTTACGAGGTCGAAAAATTTTCCTATTTGGAGGCTTTGGTAGAAAGACGGCACAAGACCTATAAGCTCAACATGGTCGAGGTTCAGATTAATAATAATAAAAATAACGTGATATTACGAGACAGCAAATACTCATTGATTGTGCCGAAGCATCTCTCTCCCCAAGAAATTGAAAGCGTATTCACCGGGCAGGAATTGACGGTCACGGAACAGCTCAAAAGCGGCGATTTGATACGAGGGGTTGTCCCTGTTTTTTCGCAGTCCCTGCCCAAAGAGGTGGTGGGGTTTGTTGCGGTCAGTTATTTACTGCCTGCGGGAATTACAGAAAGAATAAATGTAATATCAAAGGCATCCGAGGAATACAGGCAACTGTCCCTGCTGAAGACGCCGATCAAATTTGGTTACATAATAACCCTTTTCATTGTGATGCTGTTGATCATCTTTTCCGCAACCTGGTTTGGCATCTACCTGGCACGGGGGATCACTGTCCCGTTGCAAAACTTGGCGGAGGGGACGCGCCGGGTTGCGCAGGGGGATCTGGAACAGCAGATTGACACCGTTGCGGACGATGAACTGGGCGTTCTCGTGGATTCCTTTAATCAGATGACCAAGGATCTCAGAAAGAGCAAGGGCAGTCTGGAGCAGGCAAATATTGACTTGGAGCGACGTCGCAATTATATGGAAACCGTTCTCCGCAATGTTTCGGCGGGCGTGATTTCCATTGACAGCAGCGGTTATATCGCCACGATCAACCGGGCGGCGGAGAAGATGCTCGGCATCAACTCCCGGAGCATTGTCCGGAAGCGTTATGATGAGGTGCTGATTCCCGATCACCGGATACTGGCAGAATCGGTTCTGCAGGAGATGCGGGAGGGCGGAAGCGGTTTCATTGAAAAACAGATAGATGTTCTGCAAGGGGAGCGGGCGTTGACTATCCTTATCACGGTTACGGAGATTCGTGACGATGAAGGCCGGGAGATGGGCCTGGCTCTGGTTTTTGAAGACATTACCCAACTGCAGAGAGCGGAGAGGACGGCGGCATGGCGCGAGGTGGCAAGGCGGATGGCCCATGAAATCAAGAATCCTCTTACGCCGGTACAGCTTTCCGCGCAACGTCTCCAACGGAAATATGGCAACAGATTCCAGGAGGACGGAGAGGTCTTCTGGGAATGTACGCGAACGATAATCGATCAGGTTGAGGTATTGAAAAATCTCGTGAATGAGTTCTCCCGTTATGCGCGCTTGCCGGTTACAAATCTCAGCCTCAAGGACTTGAACGAGACCATTCAGAACTCGGTAATAATGTTTAAAGATGCCCATCGGGAGGTTGATTTTTCTTTTAACCCGGGTGATGATATTCCCCCATTGATGATGGACAGTGAACAGATTAAGAGAGTCATGGTCAATCTGCTCGACAATGCCGTTGCCGCCCTGCCTGCCCATGATGGTCGCATAGAAGTCCGGAGCCTCTACGATGGTGAAAAAAAGGCGGCAAGGGTGACGGTCGCCGACAATGGTTGTGGTATTCCGCCCGACTATCGGGTAAAGATGTTTGAACCCTATTTTTCCACAAAAAAGACAGGAACGGGGTTGGGAATGGCGATAGTAAGTTCCATTATTGATGATCATCATGGAAGAGTCTTTGTTGAGGATAATCCAGGAGGAGGCACCATTGTTACCTTCGAGTTGCCGGTTGAGGATAAAAAATAA